One genomic region from Blastococcus sp. Marseille-P5729 encodes:
- a CDS encoding AI-2E family transporter, translated as MNTDRSLLQGPVWLRLFVLGSLVLILLFAAGSALNSIGAIVSAALVPLLVSLLLTALLMPLQILLNHRLRLNRHLAAGLTLVLSTGAIGAVLYLAGAQLVNGIADLRDSVAEQLDSVRDWLLSSSLPITEQTIDGAIDRAQEWLSDSRGTLVEGAVNVGVSTASFLFGTFLALLATFFFLAQGDKIWAWCITALPAASRRRTYEASRRAWVTLSTYVKTQVVVSGIDAIGIALGAWILGLPFVIPLLIITFVLCVIPVVGAFISGALAVLIALTFEGLGSALIMLAIVLVVQQLEGDVLSPLLMGKAVKIHPVVVLFAIAAGGYAFGFLGALFVVPLIATANTGYKYLNGRDPFPVLDEGGSALTDRPSKLVGDIVDVQLPARVGDATPVWLIAARNASEEGKTEPSPGHLAIAEAELDLIERDRVEAERIAEARVEAERIEARKIIADEVEGDEVKADQIEADEIQADVVKVNEVDAEVVEPDEPGGAHEQTGTPGSRSERRD; from the coding sequence ATGAACACCGATCGCAGTCTGTTGCAGGGCCCTGTGTGGCTGCGGCTGTTCGTCCTCGGCTCGCTCGTGCTGATCCTGCTGTTCGCGGCCGGATCTGCGCTGAACTCCATCGGCGCGATCGTCAGTGCCGCCCTCGTGCCTCTGCTGGTGTCTCTGCTGCTGACCGCGCTGCTGATGCCTCTGCAGATCCTGCTGAACCACCGCCTCCGCCTGAACCGGCACCTCGCGGCCGGGCTCACCCTCGTCCTCAGCACCGGGGCGATCGGCGCCGTCCTCTATCTCGCGGGGGCCCAGCTGGTCAACGGTATCGCCGACCTGCGCGACTCCGTCGCCGAACAGCTCGACAGCGTCCGGGACTGGCTGCTCAGCTCGTCGCTACCGATCACCGAGCAGACCATCGACGGGGCGATCGACCGAGCGCAGGAATGGCTGTCCGACAGCCGCGGCACCCTGGTAGAGGGCGCGGTGAACGTGGGGGTCTCGACCGCGAGCTTCCTGTTCGGCACCTTTCTGGCCCTGCTGGCCACCTTCTTTTTTCTTGCTCAGGGCGACAAGATCTGGGCGTGGTGCATTACGGCCCTCCCGGCGGCGAGCCGCCGCCGCACCTACGAGGCGTCACGGCGGGCCTGGGTCACCCTCAGCACCTATGTGAAGACGCAGGTAGTGGTCTCGGGGATCGACGCCATCGGGATCGCGCTCGGCGCGTGGATTCTCGGGCTCCCGTTCGTCATACCGCTGCTGATCATCACCTTCGTCCTGTGTGTCATCCCGGTGGTCGGCGCGTTCATCTCAGGGGCGCTTGCGGTGCTGATCGCGCTGACCTTCGAAGGCCTCGGGTCGGCGCTGATCATGCTGGCGATCGTGCTGGTCGTGCAGCAGCTCGAGGGTGACGTGCTCAGCCCACTACTGATGGGCAAGGCAGTCAAGATCCATCCGGTCGTGGTGCTGTTCGCGATCGCCGCCGGCGGTTACGCGTTCGGATTCCTCGGTGCGCTGTTCGTCGTACCGCTGATCGCGACCGCGAACACCGGTTACAAGTACCTCAACGGACGCGACCCGTTCCCCGTGCTCGACGAGGGCGGATCGGCGCTCACCGACCGTCCGAGCAAGCTGGTGGGCGACATCGTGGACGTACAGCTGCCAGCCCGAGTCGGCGACGCCACCCCGGTGTGGCTTATCGCCGCTCGGAACGCCTCGGAAGAGGGAAAGACCGAGCCGTCGCCCGGACACCTGGCCATCGCCGAGGCGGAGCTCGACCTGATCGAGCGGGACCGCGTCGAGGCGGAGCGGATCGCCGAGGCCCGGGTGGAGGCGGAGCGGATCGAGGCGCGCAAGATCATCGCCGACGAGGTCGAGGGCGACGAGGTCAAGGCCGATCAGATCGAAGCCGATGAGATCCAGGCCGACGTCGTGAAGGTCAACGAGGTGGACGCCGAGGTCGTCGAGCCGGACGAGCCGGGTGGCGCGCATGAGCAGACTGGCACGCCGGGGTCGCGGAGCGAGCGGCGCGACTGA
- the rdgB gene encoding RdgB/HAM1 family non-canonical purine NTP pyrophosphatase produces MTRLLLASRNAKKLAELRRIMTTTGVEVIGLDDVSPYDEAPESGATFEDNALLKAREAVRATGLPAIADDSGICVDALNGMPGIFSARWAGEHGNDEANNDLLLAQLRDVPDERLTARFVCAAAYADPSGNDVVVRGEMPGRLRRAPSGSGAFGYDPLFQPDGEEVTAAELAPEAKDAISHRGKAMRALVAEIERYLG; encoded by the coding sequence ATGACCCGATTGCTGCTGGCCTCGCGCAACGCCAAGAAGCTCGCCGAGCTGCGGCGGATCATGACCACCACGGGAGTCGAGGTCATCGGGCTGGACGACGTCTCGCCGTACGACGAGGCCCCCGAGAGCGGCGCCACCTTCGAGGACAATGCGCTGCTGAAGGCACGTGAGGCCGTGCGCGCCACGGGGCTGCCCGCGATCGCGGACGACTCGGGCATCTGCGTCGACGCGCTGAACGGGATGCCGGGCATCTTCTCGGCCCGGTGGGCCGGGGAGCACGGCAACGACGAGGCCAACAACGACCTGCTCCTGGCCCAGCTGCGCGACGTCCCGGACGAGCGGCTCACCGCCCGCTTCGTGTGCGCCGCGGCGTACGCCGACCCGAGTGGTAACGACGTCGTCGTCCGGGGCGAGATGCCCGGGCGGCTGCGGCGGGCGCCCTCCGGCAGCGGAGCGTTCGGCTACGACCCGCTGTTCCAGCCCGACGGCGAGGAGGTTACCGCCGCTGAGCTGGCCCCCGAGGCGAAGGACGCGATAAGTCATCGAGGCAAGGCGATGCGCGCACTTGTCGCTGAGATCGAGCGCTACCTCGGCTGA
- the rph gene encoding ribonuclease PH: MTSQPRSDGRQADQLRDVRITRKWLDHAEGSALIEFGRTRVLVAASVTQGVPRWRKGSGLGWVTAEYAMLPRATHDRSARESVKGRIGGRTHEISRLIGRALRACVDLGALGENTIEIDCDVLQADGGTRTAAITGAYVALADAISWLRERGALATDAALTGSVAAISVGMIDGEPRLDLHYEEDVRAGTDMNVVATGDGRLVEVQGTAEGVPFSRAELDALLDLALAGCAAPTRLQQEALGS, from the coding sequence ATGACCTCCCAGCCCCGAAGCGACGGCCGCCAGGCCGACCAGCTCCGCGACGTCCGCATCACCCGCAAGTGGCTCGACCACGCCGAGGGTTCGGCGCTAATTGAGTTCGGCCGCACCCGGGTGCTGGTCGCGGCCAGCGTGACGCAGGGGGTGCCGCGCTGGCGAAAGGGGTCGGGTTTGGGCTGGGTCACGGCTGAGTACGCGATGTTGCCACGCGCGACCCACGACCGGTCGGCCCGCGAGTCGGTCAAGGGCCGGATCGGCGGACGCACCCACGAGATCTCTCGCCTCATCGGCCGCGCGTTGCGCGCGTGCGTCGACCTCGGCGCGTTGGGGGAGAACACCATCGAGATCGACTGCGACGTCCTGCAGGCCGACGGCGGCACGCGCACCGCCGCGATCACCGGCGCCTACGTCGCGCTCGCCGACGCGATCTCCTGGCTGCGCGAGCGCGGCGCGCTGGCCACGGACGCCGCCCTCACCGGATCGGTGGCGGCGATCTCGGTCGGCATGATCGACGGTGAGCCCCGGCTGGATCTGCACTACGAGGAGGACGTGCGTGCCGGGACCGATATGAACGTCGTCGCCACCGGCGACGGACGGCTGGTCGAGGTCCAGGGAACGGCCGAAGGCGTGCCCTTCTCGCGCGCCGAGCTCGACGCACTGCTGGACCTGGCGCTCGCCGGCTGCGCCGCCCCCACCCGCCTGCAGCAGGAGGCGCTCGGCTCATGA
- a CDS encoding nitrate/nitrite transporter — translation MGKQSTAPSAKPSRAVWICYAAGVFAYVVAVFNRTSFGVAAVPAAERFQASASDIAMFTVVQLVVYAGMQIPVGVMVDRYGPRRLVITGAFMMAAGQALLSISTAVTPALLARILIGAGDALTFACVLRKVADTFPARLVPHITQLTGLLGQLGQLISAIPFAALLAATSWTTSFLAVAAHALLAGILAIAFFRGETSGGKQLQSLRPGDVVRQITNAWRHPGTRLGFWSHFVTPFSVTTFAMLWGYPFMTEGLGFSQRTASTMLTINVLVALVASPLMGRLVSRHPLRRSMIVLACAIAAALGWTLVLLWPGAAPAWTIALLMVLISLGGPGSMVGFDFARTFNPTSRLGTATGIVNVGGFFAALVTMFAMGMILDALGSERGNYSLESFKWAFAFQYVVWAIGIVMIVRNRDRTRRILAREDEIVVPPLRSALRRDWNRYQMRKNRERLAARKVAERDNASREAAAREAGRRPVASDDDSAPDPPDWQI, via the coding sequence TTGGGTAAGCAGAGCACCGCCCCCTCGGCCAAACCGTCGCGTGCGGTCTGGATCTGCTACGCCGCAGGCGTCTTCGCGTACGTCGTGGCGGTGTTCAACCGCACGTCGTTCGGCGTTGCCGCGGTGCCTGCGGCCGAGCGCTTTCAGGCGTCGGCGTCGGACATCGCGATGTTCACCGTCGTGCAGCTGGTGGTGTACGCCGGCATGCAGATCCCGGTGGGCGTCATGGTCGACCGCTACGGCCCGCGCCGACTGGTGATCACCGGCGCGTTCATGATGGCGGCCGGCCAGGCGCTGCTGTCGATCTCGACGGCGGTCACGCCGGCGCTGCTGGCCCGCATCCTGATCGGGGCAGGTGACGCGCTCACGTTCGCGTGCGTGCTGCGCAAGGTAGCCGACACCTTCCCGGCACGCCTGGTCCCGCACATCACCCAGCTCACCGGCCTGCTGGGGCAACTGGGCCAGCTGATCTCGGCGATCCCGTTCGCGGCGTTGCTGGCCGCCACCTCGTGGACGACGAGCTTCCTGGCGGTGGCGGCGCACGCGCTGCTGGCCGGCATCCTGGCGATTGCCTTCTTTCGCGGTGAGACGAGCGGCGGCAAGCAACTGCAGTCGCTACGGCCCGGAGACGTCGTCCGCCAGATCACCAACGCATGGCGGCATCCCGGGACCCGGCTCGGGTTCTGGAGCCATTTCGTCACCCCGTTCAGCGTGACCACCTTCGCGATGCTGTGGGGCTACCCGTTCATGACTGAGGGCCTGGGGTTCAGCCAGCGGACGGCGAGCACGATGCTCACGATCAACGTCCTGGTCGCCCTCGTCGCCTCGCCGCTGATGGGCCGGTTAGTGTCCCGGCACCCGCTGCGCCGCTCCATGATTGTGCTGGCCTGTGCGATCGCCGCCGCGCTCGGATGGACGCTCGTGCTGCTGTGGCCCGGCGCCGCCCCAGCCTGGACGATCGCGCTGCTGATGGTGCTGATCTCGCTGGGCGGGCCCGGATCGATGGTGGGTTTCGACTTTGCCCGCACCTTCAACCCGACCAGCCGGCTGGGTACCGCCACCGGCATCGTCAACGTCGGAGGGTTCTTTGCCGCCCTGGTCACGATGTTCGCGATGGGGATGATCCTCGACGCGCTCGGCAGCGAGCGGGGCAACTACTCGCTCGAGTCGTTCAAGTGGGCGTTCGCCTTCCAGTATGTCGTCTGGGCGATCGGCATCGTGATGATCGTCCGCAACCGCGACCGGACCCGCAGGATTCTCGCCCGCGAGGACGAAATCGTCGTCCCGCCCCTCCGCTCGGCATTGCGGCGCGATTGGAATCGCTACCAGATGCGCAAGAACCGCGAGCGGCTCGCCGCCCGCAAGGTCGCCGAGCGGGACAACGCATCCCGTGAGGCTGCCGCGCGAGAGGCCGGGCGCCGACCGGTAGCCTCGGATGACGACAGCGCCCCAGATCCACCCGATTGGCAGATATGA
- the murI gene encoding glutamate racemase gives MPTQADRNAPIGVFDSGAGGLTVARTIIDQLPSESVTYLGDTAHVPYGPRPIAQIREYALACMDRLVGQGVKALVIACNSASAASLRDARERYDLPVVEVIQPAVRRAVAATRNNRIGVIGTAATIASRAYHDAFAAAPQVELHGAACPRFVDFVERGITKGRQIMGLAQAYVQPLQEAGVDTLVLGCTHYPMLTGALGVVMGEQVTLVNSAEETAKDLYRVLLARDLYAEREGDGERRFLATGDPDQFLELARRFLGPLIESVEASLG, from the coding sequence GTGCCAACCCAAGCTGACCGCAACGCGCCCATCGGAGTCTTCGACTCCGGAGCTGGCGGTCTGACTGTCGCCCGGACGATCATCGACCAGCTGCCCTCTGAGTCGGTCACCTACCTCGGGGACACCGCGCACGTGCCGTACGGGCCGCGTCCGATCGCCCAGATCCGCGAGTATGCGCTGGCATGTATGGACCGGCTGGTCGGCCAGGGGGTCAAGGCACTCGTCATCGCCTGCAACTCGGCCAGCGCGGCGTCGCTGCGGGACGCCCGGGAGCGCTATGACCTACCCGTCGTCGAGGTCATTCAGCCCGCCGTACGCCGCGCGGTCGCCGCGACCCGTAACAACCGGATCGGCGTGATCGGCACCGCCGCCACCATCGCCAGCCGCGCGTACCACGACGCCTTCGCAGCAGCGCCCCAGGTCGAGCTGCACGGCGCGGCCTGCCCGCGCTTCGTCGACTTCGTCGAGCGCGGCATCACCAAGGGTCGCCAGATCATGGGACTGGCGCAGGCGTACGTCCAGCCCCTGCAGGAGGCCGGTGTCGACACCCTGGTGCTCGGCTGCACCCACTACCCGATGCTCACCGGCGCGCTGGGCGTCGTCATGGGCGAGCAGGTGACGCTGGTCAACTCCGCCGAGGAGACCGCTAAGGACCTCTACCGCGTGCTCCTCGCCAGAGATCTCTACGCCGAGCGGGAGGGAGACGGCGAACGCCGATTCCTCGCTACCGGCGATCCCGACCAGTTCCTGGAGCTCGCCCGCCGCTTTCTTGGCCCGTTGATCGAGTCGGTCGAGGCCTCGCTTGGGTAA
- a CDS encoding rhomboid family intramembrane serine protease, which yields MSAPSFTRSPGVPETKQSLDERLSRPLPALITVGVLLLVMVVLEIVDAAIPANLDLYGIEAQEPDGLPGIFSAPFLHHGFAHLWSNAVPFFVLGFLTIIGGMKRFVLASIGIIIISGLFAWGLTFGPGTQIIVGASGWVFGLLTYLLARGVFTRNGKQIVISVVVLALYGSVLLGIFPTEAGVSWQGHLGGAVAGVLMAWLLSRGDRARRASSSVTKTSPGPTL from the coding sequence ATGAGCGCCCCTTCCTTCACCCGCAGCCCGGGAGTCCCGGAGACCAAGCAGTCCCTTGACGAACGGCTCTCGCGGCCCCTGCCCGCGCTGATCACCGTCGGCGTGCTGCTGCTCGTGATGGTGGTGCTCGAGATCGTGGACGCCGCGATCCCCGCCAACCTCGACCTGTACGGCATCGAGGCTCAGGAGCCGGACGGGCTTCCCGGGATATTCAGCGCACCCTTCCTGCACCACGGCTTCGCTCATCTGTGGTCGAACGCGGTGCCCTTCTTCGTCCTCGGCTTCCTGACGATCATCGGCGGGATGAAGCGGTTCGTGTTGGCCAGCATCGGGATCATCATCATCTCGGGACTGTTTGCGTGGGGCCTGACCTTCGGGCCTGGCACCCAGATCATCGTCGGGGCCAGCGGCTGGGTGTTCGGCCTGCTGACCTACCTGCTGGCGCGGGGGGTGTTCACCCGCAACGGTAAGCAGATCGTGATCAGCGTGGTCGTGCTGGCCCTCTACGGCAGCGTCCTGCTCGGCATCTTCCCGACCGAGGCGGGCGTCTCCTGGCAGGGACACCTTGGCGGCGCGGTCGCCGGCGTGCTGATGGCATGGCTGCTCTCACGGGGCGATCGAGCCCGGCGAGCCTCATCGAGCGTCACGAAGACCTCGCCAGGTCCTACGCTGTAG
- a CDS encoding DUF2017 family protein, whose product MRHFTVHGDRIAVSFHDVEREILTGFFGQVRAILHERAAETGQSGAYAESGDDEEALFASLESQSRPLPPPDDPAIARLLPSGRRDDGPAAGESAIEFRRLTESDLRGGKVRDAERSEALIESGGELDLEDATALLRAINDVRLSLGARLAVEEDTPYPHKIRTEHDQALAIYFWTGGVQEELLEALLEIDEDV is encoded by the coding sequence ATGCGTCATTTCACGGTGCACGGTGACCGGATCGCCGTCAGCTTCCACGATGTCGAGCGCGAGATCCTCACCGGCTTCTTCGGTCAGGTCCGCGCCATCCTGCACGAACGGGCCGCCGAAACCGGGCAGTCCGGCGCGTACGCCGAGTCCGGCGACGATGAGGAGGCGCTGTTCGCCTCGCTGGAGAGCCAGAGTCGCCCGCTGCCGCCGCCGGACGACCCGGCGATCGCGCGGCTGCTGCCGTCAGGCCGGCGTGATGACGGCCCGGCCGCGGGGGAGAGCGCGATCGAGTTCCGCCGCCTTACCGAGAGCGACCTGAGAGGCGGCAAGGTGCGGGACGCCGAGCGCTCCGAGGCCCTGATCGAGTCCGGCGGCGAGCTCGACCTGGAGGACGCGACGGCGCTGCTGCGGGCGATCAACGACGTCCGGCTCAGCCTGGGAGCGCGGCTGGCGGTCGAGGAAGACACTCCGTACCCGCACAAGATCCGTACCGAGCACGACCAGGCGCTGGCCATCTACTTCTGGACCGGCGGGGTGCAGGAGGAGCTGCTCGAGGCGCTGCTTGAGATCGACGAGGACGTCTGA
- the clpS gene encoding ATP-dependent Clp protease adapter ClpS, translating into MTARRATASALPDQLQQQETDEVRDPQKQWVTIVWNDPVNLMSYVTYVFKKLFGYDDQKATKLMLDVHHEGKAVVSTGSKEQVEHDTARLHAMGLWATFQPA; encoded by the coding sequence ATGACTGCGCGACGAGCGACCGCGAGCGCCCTGCCCGATCAGCTGCAGCAGCAGGAGACCGACGAGGTCCGCGACCCGCAGAAGCAGTGGGTGACCATCGTCTGGAACGACCCGGTGAACCTGATGAGCTATGTGACCTACGTATTCAAGAAGCTGTTCGGGTACGACGACCAGAAGGCGACCAAGCTCATGCTGGACGTGCACCACGAGGGCAAGGCCGTCGTGTCGACCGGCAGCAAGGAGCAGGTCGAGCACGACACCGCCCGGTTGCACGCGATGGGCCTCTGGGCCACCTTCCAGCCGGCCTAG
- a CDS encoding nicotinate phosphoribosyltransferase — protein MTSTTPGPSTALLTDHYELTMIAAALKDGTANRPSVFEAFTRRLPDGRRYGVVGGTGRLIEAIERFRFDDDQLRFLRDTKVVDADTVKWLEGYRFTGDIVGYREGEIYFPESPVLTVRSTFAEAVVLETLVLSILNHDSAVASAGARMVSAAGDRPCIEMGSRRAHEQAAVAAARAAYLVGFASTSNLEAGRRFGVPTAGTAAHSWTLLHDTEDDAFASQVAALGTGTSLLVDTYDVMDGIRNAIEAGGTELGAIRLDSGDLGSLAHEARELLDSLGARRTRIIVTSDLDEYAIASLRAAPVDGYGVGTKLVTGSGAPTAGMVYKLVERDGVPVEKKASGKGSIGGAKTAVRRIDERGQMTEERAAVNGQPEYDDNDIHLQVDFVRGGEFLERDTLETSRAYHREAMASLPREALKLLRGSPVLDVDVYQPEG, from the coding sequence ATGACCTCGACTACCCCTGGCCCGAGCACTGCTCTGCTGACCGACCACTACGAGCTCACGATGATCGCGGCGGCGTTGAAGGACGGAACCGCAAACCGCCCGAGCGTGTTCGAGGCGTTCACCAGACGGCTGCCGGACGGACGGCGGTACGGGGTCGTCGGTGGCACCGGCCGGCTGATCGAGGCGATCGAGCGGTTCCGCTTCGATGATGACCAGCTGCGCTTCCTGCGCGACACCAAGGTGGTGGACGCCGACACGGTGAAGTGGCTCGAGGGGTACCGGTTCACCGGCGACATCGTCGGCTACCGAGAGGGTGAGATCTACTTCCCCGAGTCCCCGGTCCTTACCGTGCGGTCGACCTTCGCCGAGGCCGTCGTCCTCGAGACCCTCGTGCTGTCCATCCTCAACCACGACTCGGCGGTGGCAAGCGCCGGAGCCCGCATGGTGTCCGCTGCCGGCGACCGTCCCTGTATCGAGATGGGTTCGCGGCGAGCGCACGAGCAGGCGGCGGTCGCGGCGGCGCGCGCCGCCTACCTGGTTGGCTTCGCCTCGACGTCCAACCTGGAGGCCGGACGACGCTTCGGGGTCCCGACCGCCGGGACCGCCGCTCACTCGTGGACGCTGCTGCACGACACCGAGGACGACGCCTTCGCCTCCCAAGTGGCGGCGCTCGGCACCGGCACCTCACTGCTGGTCGACACCTACGACGTCATGGACGGCATCCGCAACGCGATCGAGGCAGGCGGGACCGAGCTCGGCGCGATCCGGCTGGACTCCGGCGACCTCGGCTCGCTCGCGCACGAGGCGCGCGAGCTGCTGGACTCGCTCGGGGCGAGAAGGACCCGCATCATCGTCACCAGCGACCTCGACGAGTACGCAATCGCCTCGCTGCGGGCCGCACCGGTGGACGGGTACGGCGTCGGGACCAAGCTGGTCACCGGCTCAGGGGCGCCCACCGCGGGCATGGTCTACAAGCTCGTCGAGCGCGACGGGGTGCCGGTGGAGAAGAAGGCCTCCGGCAAGGGCTCGATCGGCGGCGCTAAGACCGCCGTACGGCGCATCGACGAGCGCGGCCAGATGACCGAGGAGCGCGCTGCGGTGAACGGTCAGCCGGAGTACGACGACAACGACATCCACCTGCAGGTCGACTTCGTCCGCGGTGGCGAGTTCCTCGAGCGGGACACCCTGGAGACGTCGCGCGCCTATCATCGCGAGGCGATGGCATCGCTGCCGCGCGAGGCGCTGAAGCTGCTACGCGGCTCGCCGGTGCTCGATGTCGACGTGTACCAACCGGAAGGATGA
- a CDS encoding nicotinamidase, whose translation MKDRQRRALIIVDVQNDFCEGGSLAVTGGAQVARDVSALVERSSYDHVVATRDAHIDPGGHFSDEPDFVDSWPVHCVVGTDGAQLHPDLALEPIEETFDKGNYEAAYSGFEGENEDGEALADWLRKQKVGSVDIVGIATDHCVRATALDAVREGLAVRVLLPYTAGVAEESTERAIAELRAAGAEVSSEAPD comes from the coding sequence ATGAAGGACCGCCAGAGACGCGCGCTGATCATCGTCGACGTCCAGAACGACTTCTGCGAGGGCGGGTCGCTCGCGGTGACCGGCGGTGCGCAGGTCGCCCGCGACGTCAGCGCGCTGGTCGAGCGGTCGTCGTACGACCACGTCGTCGCGACCCGTGACGCGCACATCGATCCAGGCGGGCACTTCAGCGACGAGCCGGACTTCGTAGACTCGTGGCCGGTGCACTGCGTGGTCGGCACGGACGGCGCACAGCTGCACCCCGATCTGGCGCTCGAGCCGATCGAGGAGACCTTCGATAAGGGCAACTACGAGGCGGCCTACTCCGGATTCGAGGGCGAGAACGAGGACGGCGAGGCGCTGGCCGACTGGCTGCGCAAGCAGAAGGTGGGCTCGGTCGACATCGTCGGCATCGCGACCGATCATTGCGTGCGGGCGACGGCCCTCGATGCGGTGCGCGAAGGACTCGCCGTGCGAGTGCTGCTGCCCTACACAGCAGGCGTCGCTGAGGAATCCACCGAGCGGGCGATCGCTGAGCTGCGCGCCGCCGGCGCCGAGGTCTCTTCCGAGGCACCGGACTGA
- the serB gene encoding phosphoserine phosphatase SerB, translated as MSCFAVLLAAELDTALLQSTERAIEDADADIQAMRVLSDQPAALELRIDGLEATAARTVLRDAAGDVPVDICVEDAVEGRRPRRGLLLMDVDSTLVAGEVIDSLAAYAGKGPEVAAVTERAMRGELDFRESLYARVATLQGLPARVIDEVGGGLRLTPGARTLIDTLQAEDCLVGAVSGGFSQILDPLAEQIGLDFAAANLLEVQDGVLTGRVLGEVVDRSVKARHLRELAAQHGLSRAETIAVGDGANDLDMIAEAGIGIAFNAKPVVQLEAPASLNQPGLDGVLLLLGIERERWQVPT; from the coding sequence ATGAGCTGTTTCGCCGTCCTGCTCGCCGCCGAGCTCGACACCGCGCTGCTGCAGTCGACCGAACGGGCCATCGAGGACGCCGACGCCGACATTCAGGCGATGCGGGTGCTCAGTGACCAGCCCGCCGCCCTCGAGCTGCGGATCGACGGGCTGGAGGCCACCGCTGCCCGCACGGTGCTGCGCGACGCGGCAGGTGACGTCCCGGTCGACATCTGCGTGGAGGACGCCGTCGAGGGCCGGCGTCCGCGCCGGGGGCTGCTGCTGATGGACGTCGACTCGACCCTGGTCGCCGGGGAGGTCATCGACTCGCTGGCCGCGTACGCCGGCAAGGGCCCCGAGGTCGCCGCGGTCACCGAACGCGCGATGCGCGGTGAGCTCGACTTCCGCGAGAGCCTGTACGCACGCGTCGCGACCCTCCAGGGGCTGCCGGCGCGGGTCATCGACGAGGTCGGCGGCGGCTTGCGGCTGACTCCGGGCGCGCGGACCCTCATCGACACGCTGCAGGCCGAGGACTGCCTGGTCGGAGCGGTCTCCGGGGGATTCAGCCAGATCCTCGATCCGCTGGCCGAGCAGATCGGGCTCGACTTCGCAGCGGCGAACCTGCTCGAGGTGCAGGACGGCGTCCTCACCGGCCGGGTGCTCGGCGAGGTCGTGGACCGCTCCGTCAAGGCCCGGCACCTGCGAGAGCTGGCCGCGCAGCACGGCTTGAGCCGCGCCGAGACGATCGCGGTGGGCGATGGTGCCAACGACCTGGACATGATCGCCGAGGCCGGCATCGGCATCGCCTTCAACGCCAAGCCCGTCGTGCAGCTAGAGGCTCCGGCCAGCCTGAATCAGCCCGGGTTGGACGGCGTCCTGCTGCTGCTAGGCATCGAGCGCGAACGGTGGCAAGTGCCGACGTGA